In Candidatus Manganitrophus noduliformans, the genomic stretch GCGCTGCGTGCAGTGCGGCGAGCTTGTCGATGCGATCATCCTCCGGAATCGCCGGAAAAGCTTGCCGCAACGGAGAAGATAAGGTCGGAGCATCGGCAAGGCATCTACCCGAAAAGGAGAGATCAGATGAGAAAACGTGGATACCTTTTGGTGATGGCTCTGCTTGGGTTGACCTCCTGCTCCGGCGGCGGAGGGGCCGCAAGCGCTCAAATCCCGGTGCTTCTCTCTCCATACGATATGAGCAACAAGGAGGCGGCGGCCAAGAACAATGAAGGGGTCGACCATCTGGTTCAGAAACATTATGAGGTCGCCTCCCGGCACCTGAATGAAGCCATCGCGGCCAAGGGCGATTTCGCCGAGGCCCATTTTAACCTGGCGATCGCCTACGACGGCATGGGAAAACATCCGGAAGCCACAGAGGCCTTTAAGAAGGCGAAGCGGTTCGGGGGCGACAATCGGGAAATCACCGAAAACGAAATTCTAAAAAAACACCTCAGTCCATAACAGTATCATCGAAGGGAAACACCCAACGCGATACGCCTCCCTGAAACGTCTCGAAGCGGCCCTTCCTTTCCAACAGAATCCAAGCTAAAAACAAGTTAGGTTCATTCCGTTTTTTCACGGCAGAAGATTTTTCTGCCCGAATCGATCCGGCGGGTCTGGAAAGAGGACCTCCGCCGCCTGGATCAGGAGCGACTCGTATTTTTCGGCGTCGAACCCCCATGACCCGTCGATGAATCCGAGCGCCCGGGCGCGGTCCGATTTCACGCGCGATTTGGCGTCGGTGATCACATACGAAATGCTCTGTCCGGGGGAGAGACGCACCCCGCGGCCGGCGAGCTCTTTGGCGACGATCGCCGTGAGGCTGTCTTTTTGGTATTCCGAGGGGGACTTCGAGAGGGTCTTGGCGATCGCCAACTCCCAGAAGGAGACCCGCCTCGCTTTGAGCCGCTCCCGATAGGCCTCCCGAATCGCTTCGATCTCGGGGAGGAGCGCCTCGTACGCTTCCCGATTTTTCGCCTGAGAGAGGATCTCGATCATCTCGGTCTGGGCGGCCCGGATGAACGGCGGGGTGTCGCCGCGGCGGGCTTCGATCCCCCGCAGCTTGACCTCGCCGTTTTGGAAGACGCCGAGATAGCGGTTGGGGACCCCGATCTCCGGATCGGACTTTGACGGCGGAAAGAGGACCCAGCGATAGACCCCCTCAAAGGCGATCGGGATCTCGCA encodes the following:
- a CDS encoding tetratricopeptide repeat protein, which codes for MRKRGYLLVMALLGLTSCSGGGGAASAQIPVLLSPYDMSNKEAAAKNNEGVDHLVQKHYEVASRHLNEAIAAKGDFAEAHFNLAIAYDGMGKHPEATEAFKKAKRFGGDNREITENEILKKHLSP